One Leclercia pneumoniae genomic region harbors:
- the macB gene encoding macrolide ABC transporter ATP-binding protein/permease MacB, whose translation MTALLELNAIRRSYPSGDGEVEVLKGISLQVEAGEMVAIVGASGSGKSTLMNILGCLDKPTSGTYRVAGTDVSTLSGDALAKLRREHFGFIFQRYHLLSHLSAVQNVEVPAVYAGVERRKRLERAQALLTRLGLGERVDYQPSQLSGGQQQRVSIARALMNGGQVILADEPTGALDSHSGEEVMAILHQLRDQGHTVIIVTHDPQVAAQAERIVEIRDGELVSNPPAKQGQTRSQQVALPPPSGWRQFASSFREALTMAWLAMAANKMRTLLTMLGIIIGIASVVSIVVVGDAAKQLVLADIRAIGTNTIDVYPGKDFGDDEPQFQQALKYDDLAAIQKQPWVNSATPAVSQNLRLRYGNIDVAASANGVSGDYFNVYGMTFSEGATFNAEQLAGRAQVVILDANSRRQLFPNKAKVVGEVILVGNMPATVIGVAEEKQSMFGSSKILRVWLPYTTISGRIMGQSWLNSITVRVKEGYDSTQAEQQLARLLMLRHGKKDFFTWNMDGLLKTAEKTTRTLQLFLTLVAVISLVVGGIGVMNIMLVSVTERTREIGIRMAVGARASDVLQQFLIEAVLVCLVGGALGISLSLLIAFTLQLFLPGWEIGFSPMALMTAFLCSTFTGILFGWLPARNAARLDPVDALARE comes from the coding sequence ATGACCGCTTTGCTTGAACTGAATGCAATTCGCCGGAGTTACCCTTCGGGGGATGGCGAGGTGGAGGTGCTGAAAGGCATCTCTCTGCAGGTTGAAGCGGGGGAGATGGTCGCCATCGTCGGTGCCTCGGGCTCCGGTAAATCCACCCTGATGAACATTCTCGGCTGTCTGGATAAACCCACCAGCGGCACCTACCGCGTGGCGGGCACCGACGTGTCGACCCTCAGTGGGGATGCCCTGGCCAAACTGCGCCGCGAGCACTTCGGGTTTATCTTTCAGCGTTATCACCTGCTCTCGCATCTGAGCGCCGTACAGAACGTCGAAGTGCCAGCCGTTTACGCGGGCGTAGAGCGCCGCAAACGGCTGGAGCGGGCGCAGGCGCTCTTAACCCGGCTGGGACTGGGCGAGCGCGTCGATTATCAACCCTCGCAGCTTTCCGGCGGTCAACAGCAGCGCGTCAGTATCGCGCGTGCTCTGATGAACGGCGGGCAGGTGATCCTCGCTGACGAACCCACCGGGGCGCTCGACAGCCACTCTGGCGAAGAGGTGATGGCAATCCTGCACCAACTCCGCGATCAGGGGCATACGGTGATCATTGTCACCCACGATCCCCAGGTTGCCGCCCAGGCAGAGCGCATCGTGGAGATCCGGGATGGCGAGCTGGTCAGCAATCCTCCGGCAAAGCAGGGCCAAACACGCAGTCAGCAGGTGGCGCTACCGCCCCCCTCCGGCTGGCGCCAGTTTGCCAGCAGTTTTCGTGAGGCACTGACCATGGCCTGGCTGGCGATGGCGGCCAATAAAATGCGAACCCTGCTGACGATGCTCGGCATCATTATCGGTATCGCTTCGGTGGTCTCGATTGTCGTAGTCGGTGATGCGGCCAAGCAGCTGGTGCTGGCCGACATTCGCGCTATCGGGACCAACACCATTGATGTCTATCCCGGTAAGGATTTTGGCGATGACGAGCCGCAGTTCCAGCAGGCGTTGAAGTATGACGATCTGGCCGCGATCCAGAAGCAGCCGTGGGTCAACTCGGCCACGCCGGCGGTGTCGCAAAACTTACGCCTGCGCTACGGCAATATCGATGTGGCGGCCAGCGCTAACGGGGTGAGCGGCGACTATTTCAACGTTTACGGCATGACCTTTAGCGAGGGGGCGACCTTCAACGCTGAGCAGCTTGCCGGGCGCGCGCAGGTGGTGATTCTGGATGCCAATTCACGTCGTCAGCTCTTCCCGAATAAGGCGAAGGTGGTGGGCGAGGTGATTCTGGTGGGCAACATGCCCGCAACGGTCATTGGCGTCGCCGAAGAGAAGCAGTCAATGTTTGGCAGCAGTAAGATCCTGCGCGTCTGGTTGCCCTATACCACTATCTCCGGGCGAATTATGGGGCAGTCGTGGCTGAACTCCATCACCGTGCGTGTGAAAGAGGGATACGATAGCACCCAGGCCGAGCAGCAGCTTGCACGCCTGTTAATGCTGCGGCATGGCAAGAAAGATTTCTTTACCTGGAACATGGACGGCCTCTTGAAAACGGCGGAAAAGACCACACGTACTCTTCAGCTGTTCCTGACGCTGGTGGCGGTCATTTCACTGGTGGTGGGCGGCATCGGGGTGATGAATATCATGCTGGTGTCGGTCACGGAGCGAACCCGGGAGATTGGCATCCGCATGGCGGTGGGCGCCCGGGCCAGCGATGTGCTTCAGCAGTTTTTAATCGAGGCGGTGCTGGTCTGTCTTGTGGGCGGTGCGCTGGGCATCTCCCTCTCGCTATTAATTGCGTTTACGTTGCAGCTCTTTTTACCGGGCTGGGAAATTGGCTTTTCGCCGATGGCGCTGATGACCGCTTTCTTGTGCTCAACCTTTACCGGAATTTTGTTCGGCTGGTTGCCTGCACGCAATGCGGCAAGGCTGGATCCGGT
- a CDS encoding VirK/YbjX family protein, whose protein sequence is MSQLTDNALTPSRPLTRLGLFFDLLSGKWRPGKFWHHRSFRRKFLLRSLMMPRLSLEWMNVLAQLPELNQLLIRQPRLPVRLHRPYLAANLTRKQKLDAVRYHYSRLYATLSPEELRNYLRGNGLVLAQLQGKDGDTYTLEFTMMISLDKEGDSTILMRNSSGETLAEMTFTLCEYQNQPTLFIGGLQGGKRELPHEEIQKATKACHGLFPKRLVMEAVCQFAQAFNVNQILAVSNETHIYRSLRYRDKKDKIHADYSAFWASVAGECDASGYYHIPCVIPRKSEADIASKKRAEYRRRYQLLDAVPAQMSGLFR, encoded by the coding sequence ATGTCGCAGCTTACTGATAACGCGCTCACGCCTTCTCGCCCCCTCACTCGCCTGGGACTGTTTTTTGATCTGCTCAGCGGTAAATGGCGGCCGGGTAAATTCTGGCACCATCGCAGCTTCCGCCGTAAATTTCTGCTGCGCTCGTTAATGATGCCACGTTTAAGTCTGGAGTGGATGAACGTTCTGGCCCAGTTGCCGGAGCTCAATCAGCTGTTGATCCGCCAGCCCCGCCTGCCCGTACGCCTGCATCGCCCCTATCTGGCGGCCAACTTAACCCGTAAGCAGAAGCTGGACGCCGTTCGTTATCACTACAGCCGCCTCTATGCCACCCTCTCCCCTGAAGAGCTGCGCAACTATCTGCGCGGCAACGGCCTGGTACTGGCGCAGCTGCAGGGCAAAGATGGCGACACTTACACCCTGGAGTTCACGATGATGATCTCGCTGGATAAAGAGGGCGACAGCACGATTTTAATGCGTAACAGCAGCGGAGAGACGCTGGCAGAGATGACCTTTACGCTCTGTGAATACCAGAATCAACCCACGCTGTTCATCGGCGGGTTACAGGGGGGCAAACGCGAATTGCCACACGAAGAGATTCAGAAGGCGACCAAGGCTTGTCATGGTCTCTTCCCGAAACGTCTGGTAATGGAAGCCGTCTGTCAGTTTGCCCAGGCGTTTAACGTCAACCAGATCCTGGCAGTCAGCAACGAAACCCATATCTATCGCAGCCTGCGCTACCGCGATAAGAAAGATAAAATTCACGCCGACTACAGCGCCTTCTGGGCCTCTGTGGCTGGCGAGTGTGATGCCAGCGGCTATTATCACATTCCCTGCGTCATCCCCCGTAAAAGCGAGGCTGACATCGCCAGTAAAAAACGGGCTGAGTATCGCCGCCGATATCAGTTACTGGATGCGGTGCCGGCGCAAATGAGCGGTCTGTTTCGTTAA
- the macA gene encoding macrolide transporter subunit MacA: MKIRSKLKKRYILAAIIIFVALIAVWKTLNKPTPLYQTLIVRPGELQQSVLATGKLDALRKVDVGAQVSGQLKTLSVEIGDKVKKGELLGVIDPEQAENQIKEVEATLMELRAQRGQAEAERKLAQVTLARQQQLAKTQVISRQDLDTAATELAVKQAQIGTIDAQIKRNQASLDSAKTNLEYTRIVAPMAGEVTQITTLQGQTVIAAQQAPNILTLADMSTMLVKAQVSEADVIHLKPGQKAWFTVLGDPQTRYEGVLKDILPTPEKVNDAIFYHARFEVPNPKGVLRLEMTAQVHIQLTGEKNVLTVPLAALGESTGDNRYKVKVLRNGETREREVSLGSRNDTDVVVVKGLEEGDEVVVSETLPGAGK; encoded by the coding sequence ATGAAGATCAGAAGTAAGCTCAAAAAGCGGTATATCCTTGCTGCGATTATTATTTTCGTTGCGCTGATTGCTGTCTGGAAGACGCTAAATAAACCCACTCCTCTCTACCAGACGCTTATTGTCCGCCCGGGCGAGCTGCAACAAAGCGTATTAGCTACCGGTAAACTTGATGCACTGCGTAAAGTCGACGTGGGCGCACAGGTGAGCGGGCAGCTGAAAACGCTGTCGGTTGAAATTGGGGATAAAGTGAAAAAAGGGGAACTGCTGGGGGTGATCGATCCTGAGCAGGCTGAGAACCAGATCAAAGAGGTGGAAGCGACCCTGATGGAGCTGCGCGCCCAGCGCGGGCAAGCCGAAGCAGAGCGTAAACTGGCCCAGGTGACGCTGGCGCGCCAGCAGCAACTGGCCAAAACCCAGGTCATCTCTCGTCAGGATCTGGATACAGCGGCCACAGAACTGGCGGTGAAGCAGGCGCAGATTGGCACCATTGACGCGCAAATCAAACGCAATCAGGCCAGCCTCGACAGCGCCAAAACGAACCTCGAGTATACCCGTATCGTCGCGCCGATGGCCGGTGAGGTGACGCAAATCACTACCCTGCAAGGGCAGACGGTGATTGCCGCTCAGCAGGCTCCAAACATTCTGACCCTCGCAGACATGAGCACCATGCTGGTGAAAGCCCAGGTCTCCGAGGCAGACGTTATCCACCTTAAACCCGGTCAAAAAGCCTGGTTTACCGTACTGGGTGACCCGCAAACCCGCTATGAAGGGGTGCTGAAAGATATCCTGCCAACGCCGGAAAAGGTCAACGACGCCATTTTCTACCATGCCCGCTTTGAGGTCCCGAACCCAAAAGGGGTGTTGCGTCTGGAGATGACCGCGCAGGTGCATATCCAGCTCACCGGCGAAAAAAATGTGCTGACCGTACCGCTGGCGGCGCTGGGCGAATCGACCGGAGATAATCGCTATAAAGTCAAAGTGCTGCGTAACGGCGAGACCCGTGAGCGTGAAGTCAGCCTCGGCTCGCGCAATGACACGGATGTGGTGGTTGTGAAAGGGCTGGAAGAGGGGGATGAGGTCGTCGTCAGTGAGACCCTGCCGGGAGCGGGTAAATGA
- a CDS encoding ATP-dependent endonuclease, which produces MLLERVEIVGFRGINRLSLMLEQNNVLIGENAWGKSSLLDALTLLLSSDAELYHFVRDDFWFPPGDIQGREHHLHIVLTFRETDPGRHRVRRYQPLAGCWVPCQDGYQRIFYRLEGELADDESVLTLRSFIDAEGNPLERDNIDELARHLIRLVPVLRLRDARFMRRIRTGSVPAMPEVEVTARELDYLARELVARPQNLSDGQIRQGLSAMVQLLEHYFSEQGSSPVRNRLMRRRSHDEQRSWRYLDIINRMIDKPGGRSHRVILLGLFSTLLQAKGTVRLDRDARPLLLVEDPETRLHPIMLSVAWHLLNLLPLQRITTTNSGELLSLTPVEQVCRLVRESGRVSAFRLGPGGMNAEESRRIAFHIRFNRASSLFARCWLLVEGETETWVINELARQCGHHFDAEGIKVIEFAQSGLKPLIKFARRMGIEWHVLVDGDEAGRKYAATVRGLLNHDRDEERDHLTELPAMDMEHFMYRQGFADVFHRVAMIPADVPMNMRRVITKAIHRSSKPDLAIEVAMEAGRRGVDSVPTLLRKMFSRVLWLARGRAD; this is translated from the coding sequence ATGCTGCTTGAACGGGTGGAAATCGTAGGGTTTCGCGGCATTAATCGCCTGTCGCTGATGCTGGAACAAAATAACGTCCTGATCGGGGAAAATGCCTGGGGTAAATCTAGCCTGCTGGACGCGCTCACGCTGCTGTTATCATCGGATGCCGAACTCTATCACTTCGTTCGCGATGACTTCTGGTTCCCACCGGGCGATATTCAGGGGCGGGAACACCATCTGCACATTGTTTTGACCTTCCGGGAAACCGATCCTGGCCGCCACAGGGTACGTCGCTACCAGCCTCTTGCCGGGTGCTGGGTGCCTTGTCAGGATGGTTATCAGCGTATCTTCTACCGTCTGGAGGGCGAACTCGCGGACGATGAGAGCGTACTGACCCTGCGCAGTTTTATCGATGCGGAGGGTAATCCCCTGGAGAGGGACAATATCGACGAGCTGGCGCGTCATCTTATCCGTCTGGTGCCGGTGCTGCGCTTACGGGATGCCCGCTTTATGCGCCGCATCCGCACGGGGTCGGTGCCTGCTATGCCGGAGGTGGAAGTTACCGCCCGTGAGCTGGATTACCTGGCGCGCGAGCTGGTGGCGCGTCCGCAAAATCTTAGCGATGGCCAGATCCGTCAGGGTCTCTCTGCTATGGTGCAGTTGCTTGAACACTACTTCTCCGAGCAGGGCTCCTCGCCCGTGCGCAACCGGTTGATGCGCCGACGGTCCCACGATGAGCAGCGAAGCTGGCGTTATCTCGATATCATTAACCGGATGATCGACAAACCCGGCGGACGATCGCATCGGGTGATTCTGTTGGGACTCTTCTCTACCTTGCTGCAGGCAAAAGGGACCGTGCGACTGGACAGGGATGCCCGACCGCTGTTGTTGGTTGAGGATCCGGAAACGCGCCTGCACCCCATCATGCTATCGGTGGCCTGGCACCTGCTGAATTTGCTGCCGTTACAGCGCATCACCACCACCAACTCGGGTGAACTACTGTCACTTACGCCGGTGGAGCAGGTCTGTCGGCTAGTGCGTGAGTCGGGACGCGTCTCGGCATTTCGCCTTGGACCGGGTGGAATGAACGCTGAAGAGAGTCGCCGCATCGCTTTTCATATCCGTTTTAACCGCGCCTCTTCGCTCTTTGCCCGCTGCTGGCTGCTGGTAGAGGGCGAAACCGAAACCTGGGTTATTAACGAGCTGGCCCGTCAGTGCGGGCACCATTTTGATGCTGAGGGCATTAAGGTCATTGAGTTCGCCCAGTCCGGCCTCAAGCCGCTGATTAAATTCGCCCGCCGGATGGGCATTGAGTGGCACGTCCTGGTGGATGGTGACGAGGCGGGGAGAAAATATGCCGCTACCGTCCGTGGGTTACTCAATCACGATCGGGATGAGGAACGCGATCATCTGACCGAACTGCCCGCGATGGATATGGAGCATTTCATGTACCGACAGGGTTTTGCCGATGTCTTCCACCGGGTGGCGATGATCCCCGCCGATGTCCCCATGAACATGCGGCGGGTTATTACTAAGGCGATTCACCGCTCATCCAAACCTGACCTGGCCATTGAGGTCGCGATGGAAGCAGGGCGCCGAGGGGTCGATTCGGTTCCCACGTTACTGCGAAAAATGTTTTCCCGTGTGCTCTGGCTGGCGCGCGGTCGGGCGGATTAA
- the aqpZ gene encoding aquaporin Z, translated as MFRKLAAECFGTFWLVLGGCGSAVLAAAFPELGIGFTGVALAFGLTVLTMAYAVGHISGGHFNPAVTLGLWAGGRFPAKDIIGYVVAQVVGGIIAAAILYVIASGKAGFDAAASGFASNGFGEHSPGGFSMLSAIVIEIVLTAGFLLVIHGATDKHAPAGFAPIAIGLALTLIHLISIPVTNTSVNPARSTAVAIFQGGWALEQLWLFWVMPIVGGILGGVLYRTVLEKRD; from the coding sequence ATGTTCAGAAAATTAGCGGCGGAATGTTTTGGTACATTCTGGCTGGTATTGGGTGGCTGCGGCAGTGCTGTTCTGGCAGCTGCATTTCCGGAATTAGGGATTGGTTTCACTGGCGTTGCGCTGGCCTTCGGCTTGACGGTATTAACCATGGCCTACGCCGTGGGGCATATTTCCGGCGGCCATTTCAATCCGGCCGTGACGCTGGGCCTGTGGGCGGGCGGACGTTTCCCGGCGAAAGACATTATTGGCTACGTGGTGGCCCAGGTGGTGGGCGGGATTATTGCCGCCGCTATTCTGTATGTGATTGCCAGCGGTAAGGCAGGCTTTGATGCGGCGGCCAGCGGTTTTGCCTCGAACGGTTTTGGCGAACATTCACCGGGCGGCTTCTCAATGCTGTCAGCCATCGTGATTGAAATCGTGCTCACCGCCGGCTTCCTGTTGGTCATTCATGGCGCTACCGACAAACACGCACCGGCCGGTTTCGCGCCGATTGCCATCGGTCTGGCACTGACGCTTATTCACCTGATCAGCATTCCGGTGACCAACACCTCCGTTAACCCGGCGCGCAGCACTGCGGTGGCGATCTTCCAGGGTGGCTGGGCGTTAGAGCAGCTGTGGCTGTTCTGGGTGATGCCGATCGTGGGTGGTATCCTGGGTGGCGTGCTGTACCGCACAGTGCTGGAAAAACGCGATTAA
- a CDS encoding lysine exporter LysO family protein, whose translation MFSGLLIILLPLIAGYFIPLRHAAALKLINRLLSWIVYVILFFMGISLAFLDNLATNLLAILYYSSITVVVILLCNIAALLWLERTIPWKNHHQQEKLPSRIAMALESLKLCGVVVLGFLLGLTGWAVLHHATEASEYTLIFLLFLVGIQLRNSGMTLKQIVLNRRGMIVAVVVVGSSLLAGVINAFILDLPLNTALAMASGFGWYSLSGILLTESFGPVIGSAAFFNDLARELIAIMLIPGLVRRSRSTALGLCGATSMDFTLPVLQRSGGLELVPAAIVHGFVLSLLVPILMAFFSA comes from the coding sequence ATGTTTTCAGGATTATTAATCATTCTGCTACCACTGATAGCAGGCTACTTTATCCCCCTCCGACACGCAGCTGCATTAAAGCTAATTAATCGCCTGTTGAGCTGGATAGTTTACGTCATTCTTTTTTTTATGGGCATCAGCCTCGCCTTTCTGGATAACCTGGCGACCAATTTACTGGCGATACTCTATTACTCCTCCATCACCGTTGTGGTTATTTTGCTGTGCAATATTGCCGCCCTGTTATGGCTGGAGCGCACTATTCCGTGGAAAAACCATCATCAGCAGGAAAAATTACCCTCGCGTATAGCGATGGCGCTGGAGTCATTAAAATTATGCGGAGTGGTGGTGCTCGGCTTTCTGCTTGGGCTCACCGGATGGGCGGTATTACATCACGCGACCGAAGCCAGTGAATATACCCTTATCTTCCTGCTATTCCTGGTCGGTATTCAGCTGAGAAATAGCGGCATGACCCTGAAACAGATTGTCCTGAACCGTCGTGGCATGATCGTGGCGGTCGTGGTGGTCGGCAGCTCGTTACTGGCGGGGGTCATTAATGCCTTTATCCTCGACCTGCCGCTCAACACCGCACTGGCGATGGCGTCCGGCTTCGGCTGGTACTCCCTCTCCGGCATTCTGTTGACCGAATCTTTCGGCCCGGTCATCGGCAGCGCCGCCTTCTTTAACGATCTGGCCCGCGAGCTGATTGCCATTATGTTGATTCCGGGTCTGGTACGACGCAGCCGCTCTACGGCGCTGGGGCTGTGCGGCGCCACGTCGATGGACTTTACCCTGCCCGTCCTGCAACGCTCTGGAGGCCTGGAGCTGGTGCCGGCGGCCATTGTTCACGGCTTTGTTCTAAGCCTGCTGGTGCCCATTCTGATGGCCTTCTTCTCAGCCTGA
- the hcp gene encoding hydroxylamine reductase has protein sequence MFCVQCEQTIRTPAGNGCSYAQGMCGKTAETSDLQDLLIASLQGLSAWAFKAREYGIIDHYVDSFAPRAFFSTLTNVNFDSPRIVGYAREAIALREALKAQCLNADASARVDNPMAELQLVSDDLGDLQRQAAEFTPNKDKAAIGENILGLRLLCLYGLKGAAAYMEHAHVLGQYDNDIYAQYHKIMAWLGTWPSDMNALLECSMEIGQMNFKVMSILDAGETSTYGHPTPTQVNVKATEGKCILISGHDLKDLYNLLKQTEGTGVNVYTHGEMLPAHGYPELRKFKHLVGNYGSGWQNQQVEFARFPGPIVMTSNCIIDPTVGAYDDRIWTRSIVGWPGVSHLEGDDFGPVIAQAQQMAGFPYSEIEHLITVGFGRETLLGAADSLIDLVSREKLRHIFLIGGCDGARGERNYFTDFATSVPDDCLILTLACGKYRFNKLDFGNIEGLPRLVDAGQCNDAYSAIILAVTLAEKLGCGVNDLPLSLVLSWFEQKAIVILLTLLSLGVTNIVTGPTAPGFLTPDLLAVLNEKFGLRSVTTVEEDMKELLSA, from the coding sequence ATGTTTTGTGTGCAATGTGAACAAACCATCCGTACCCCGGCAGGCAATGGCTGCTCTTACGCGCAGGGCATGTGCGGCAAAACCGCCGAGACGTCAGACCTGCAGGATCTGCTGATCGCTTCCCTGCAAGGGCTTTCCGCATGGGCATTCAAAGCCCGCGAATACGGTATTATCGACCACTACGTCGACAGCTTCGCGCCACGCGCCTTTTTCTCCACGCTGACCAACGTTAACTTTGATTCTCCTCGCATCGTCGGCTATGCCCGCGAAGCCATTGCCTTGCGTGAAGCGCTGAAGGCGCAGTGCCTGAACGCCGACGCCAGCGCGCGCGTGGATAACCCAATGGCCGAGCTGCAGCTGGTGAGCGACGACCTGGGCGACCTGCAGCGTCAGGCCGCGGAATTTACCCCGAACAAAGACAAAGCGGCGATTGGCGAGAACATTCTCGGCCTGCGTCTGCTGTGCCTGTACGGTCTGAAAGGTGCGGCGGCCTATATGGAACACGCGCACGTTCTCGGCCAGTACGACAACGACATCTATGCCCAGTACCACAAAATCATGGCATGGCTCGGCACCTGGCCTTCCGACATGAACGCGCTGCTGGAGTGCTCAATGGAAATCGGCCAGATGAACTTCAAGGTAATGAGCATTCTGGATGCCGGTGAAACCAGCACCTACGGCCACCCAACGCCAACCCAGGTCAACGTGAAAGCGACCGAAGGCAAATGTATCCTGATCTCCGGGCATGACCTGAAAGACCTCTACAACCTGCTGAAGCAAACCGAAGGCACCGGCGTTAACGTCTATACCCACGGCGAAATGCTGCCTGCACACGGCTACCCGGAGCTGCGTAAATTCAAACACCTGGTCGGGAACTACGGCAGCGGCTGGCAGAACCAGCAGGTTGAATTTGCCCGCTTCCCTGGCCCCATCGTGATGACCTCTAACTGCATCATCGACCCTACCGTGGGCGCGTATGATGACCGCATCTGGACCCGCAGCATCGTCGGCTGGCCGGGCGTGAGCCACCTCGAAGGCGACGATTTCGGCCCGGTTATCGCCCAGGCGCAGCAGATGGCTGGCTTCCCTTACAGCGAAATCGAACATCTGATCACCGTAGGCTTTGGCCGCGAAACCCTGCTGGGTGCGGCGGATTCCCTCATCGATCTGGTGAGCCGTGAAAAACTGCGTCACATCTTCCTGATTGGCGGCTGCGACGGCGCGCGCGGCGAGCGAAACTACTTCACCGATTTCGCCACCAGCGTACCGGATGATTGCCTGATCCTGACGCTGGCGTGCGGGAAATACCGTTTCAACAAGCTGGACTTCGGCAACATCGAAGGCCTGCCGCGTCTGGTCGATGCCGGTCAGTGTAACGACGCCTACTCAGCCATCATTCTGGCCGTCACCCTCGCGGAGAAACTGGGCTGCGGCGTGAACGACCTGCCGCTGTCGCTGGTGCTCTCCTGGTTCGAGCAAAAAGCGATCGTTATCCTGCTAACCCTGCTCTCACTGGGCGTGACCAACATCGTCACCGGCCCGACCGCGCCAGGCTTCCTGACGCCGGACCTGCTGGCCGTGCTGAACGAGAAATTTGGTCTGCGTTCCGTGACCACCGTTGAAGAAGATATGAAAGAGCTGCTGAGCGCGTAA
- the hcr gene encoding NADH oxidoreductase has product MTMPTSQCPWRMQVHHIHQETPDVWTLSLLCHDYYPYRAGQYALVSVRNSADTLRAYTLSSTPGVSEYITLTIRRIDEGAGSEWLTRDVKRGDYIWLSDAQGEFTCDDKADDKFLLLAAGCGVTPVMSMRRWLAKNRPQADVQVIFSVRSPEDVIFAEEWRNYPVTLVAENNATHGFVSGRLSRELLQSVPDIASRTVMTCGPAPYMDIVEKEVKALGVTRFFKEQFFTPVAEAATSGLKFTKLQPAQTFFGRVGTTLLEALESNKVPVAAACRAGVCGCCKTKVVSGEYTVSSTMTLTDAEIADGYVLACSCHPQGDLVLA; this is encoded by the coding sequence ATGACCATGCCAACCTCACAATGTCCGTGGCGGATGCAGGTCCATCACATCCATCAGGAGACGCCGGATGTGTGGACGCTGTCACTGCTGTGCCATGACTACTATCCGTACCGTGCAGGTCAGTATGCGCTGGTCAGTGTCCGCAACTCTGCGGACACCCTGCGCGCCTACACCCTCTCCTCCACGCCGGGCGTGAGCGAGTACATTACGCTTACCATCCGTCGCATTGATGAAGGGGCAGGTTCCGAATGGCTGACCCGCGACGTAAAACGTGGAGATTACATCTGGCTTTCAGACGCGCAGGGCGAGTTTACCTGTGACGATAAGGCCGATGATAAATTCCTGCTGCTGGCCGCCGGCTGCGGCGTGACGCCCGTAATGTCAATGCGCCGCTGGCTGGCGAAAAACCGCCCGCAGGCCGACGTGCAGGTGATCTTCAGCGTCCGCTCGCCAGAGGATGTGATTTTTGCCGAGGAGTGGCGTAACTACCCGGTCACGCTGGTGGCAGAAAATAACGCTACCCACGGTTTTGTCTCGGGTCGATTGAGCCGGGAATTGTTGCAAAGCGTGCCGGATATTGCCTCCCGCACCGTGATGACCTGCGGCCCTGCGCCGTACATGGATATCGTGGAAAAAGAGGTTAAAGCGCTGGGTGTGACCCGCTTCTTTAAAGAGCAGTTCTTCACCCCTGTCGCCGAAGCGGCAACCAGCGGGCTTAAGTTCACTAAGCTGCAACCTGCGCAAACCTTCTTTGGCCGCGTGGGCACCACGCTGCTGGAGGCGCTGGAGAGCAACAAGGTGCCAGTGGCCGCGGCCTGTCGCGCTGGCGTGTGCGGCTGCTGTAAGACGAAGGTCGTGTCCGGCGAGTATACGGTGAGCAGCACCATGACGCTGACGGACGCCGAAATCGCCGACGGCTACGTGCTAGCCTGCTCCTGCCATCCGCAGGGGGATTTAGTCCTCGCCTGA